The following coding sequences are from one Ursus arctos isolate Adak ecotype North America unplaced genomic scaffold, UrsArc2.0 scaffold_23, whole genome shotgun sequence window:
- the PSMC3 gene encoding 26S proteasome regulatory subunit 6A isoform X1 has protein sequence MKDMNLLPKLKSPVTRQEKMATVWDEAEQDGIGEEVLKMSTEEIIQRTRLLDSEIKIMKSEVLRVTHELQAMKDKIKENSEKIKVNKTLPYLVSNVIELLDVDPNDQEEDGANIDLDSQRKGKCAVIKTSTRQTYFLPVIGLVDAEKLKPGDLVGVNKDSYLILETLPTEYDSRVKAMEVDERPTEQYSDIGGLDKQIQELVEAIVLPMNHKEKFENLGIQPPKGVLMYGPPGTGKTLLARACAAQTKATFLKLAGPQLVQMFIGDGAKLVRDAFALAKEKAPSIIFIDELDAIGTKRFDSEKAGDREVQRTMLELLNQLDGFQPNTQVKVIAATNRVDILDPALLRSGRLDRKIEFPMPNEEARARIMQIHSRKMNVSPDVNYEELARCTDDFNGAQCKAVCVEAGMIALRRGATELTHEDYMEGILEVQAKKKANLQYYA, from the exons ATGAAG GATATGAATCTGCTGCCGAAACTCAAGAGTCCAGTGACTCGGCAGGAGAAGATGGCGACCGTGTGGGATGAAGCTGAG caggATGGAATCGGGGAGGAGGTGCTCAAGATGTCCACAGAAGAGATTATCCAGCGCACACGGTTGCTGGACAGTGAGATCAAG ATCATGAAGAGTGAAGTATTGCGAGTTACCCACGAACTCCAAGCCATGAAGGACAAGATCAAAGAGAACAGTGAGAAAATCAAAGTGAACAAGACCCTGCCATACCTTGTCTCCAATGTTATcgag CTTCTAGATGTTGATCCCAATGACCAAGAAGAGGATGGTGCCAATATTGACCTGGATTCCCAGAGGAAGGGTAAATGTGCAGTGATCAAAACCTCTACACGACAG ACATACTTCTTGCCTGTGATTGGGTTGGTGGATGCTGAAAAGCTAAAGCCAGGAGACTTGGTG GGTGTGAACAAAGACTCCTATCTGATCCTGGAGACCCTACCCACAGAGTATGACTCTCGGGTGAAGGCCATGGAGGTGGATGAGAGGCCCACAGAACAATACAGTGACATCGGAGGCCTGGACAAGCAGATTCAGGAG CTGGTGGAGGCCATTGTCCTGCCAATGAACCACAAGGAGAAGTTTGAGAACTTGGGGATCCAGCCTCCAAAAGGGGTATTGATGTATGGCCCCCCAGGTACGGGGAAGACGCTGCTGGCCCGGGCCTGTGCCGCACAGACCAAG GCTACCTTCCTGAAGCTGGCTGGCCCCCAACTGGTGCAGATGTTCATCGGGGATGGTGCCAAGCTGGTCCGGGATGCTTTTGCTCTGGCCAAGGAGAAAGCTCCATCCATTATCTTCATTGATGAGCTGGATGCCATCGGCACTAAGCG CTTTGACAGCGAGAAGGCCGGAGACCGGGAAGTCCAGAGGACAATGTTGGAGCTGCTGAATCAACTGGATGGGTTCCAGCCCAACACTCAAGTAAAG GTGATTGCAGCCACCAACAGGGTGGACATCCTGGACCCTGCACTGCTCCGCTCAGGCCGTCTGGACCGGAAGATTGAATTCCCGATGCCCAATGAGGAGGCCCGGGCCAGAATCATGCAGATCCACTCGCGCAAGATGAACGTCAG TCCCGATGTGAACTATGAGGAGCTGGCCCGCTGTACAGATGACTTCAATGGGGCCCAGTGCAAGGCCGTGTGTGTGGAGGCG GGCATGATCGCACTGCGCAGGGGCGCCACGGAACTCACACATGAGGACTACATGGAGGGCATCCTGGAGGTGCAGGCTAAGAAGAAGGCCAACCTGCAGTACTACGCCTAG
- the PSMC3 gene encoding 26S proteasome regulatory subunit 6A isoform X2, producing MNLLPKLKSPVTRQEKMATVWDEAEDGIGEEVLKMSTEEIIQRTRLLDSEIKIMKSEVLRVTHELQAMKDKIKENSEKIKVNKTLPYLVSNVIELLDVDPNDQEEDGANIDLDSQRKGKCAVIKTSTRQTYFLPVIGLVDAEKLKPGDLVGVNKDSYLILETLPTEYDSRVKAMEVDERPTEQYSDIGGLDKQIQELVEAIVLPMNHKEKFENLGIQPPKGVLMYGPPGTGKTLLARACAAQTKATFLKLAGPQLVQMFIGDGAKLVRDAFALAKEKAPSIIFIDELDAIGTKRFDSEKAGDREVQRTMLELLNQLDGFQPNTQVKVIAATNRVDILDPALLRSGRLDRKIEFPMPNEEARARIMQIHSRKMNVSPDVNYEELARCTDDFNGAQCKAVCVEAGMIALRRGATELTHEDYMEGILEVQAKKKANLQYYA from the exons ATGAATCTGCTGCCGAAACTCAAGAGTCCAGTGACTCGGCAGGAGAAGATGGCGACCGTGTGGGATGAAGCTGAG gATGGAATCGGGGAGGAGGTGCTCAAGATGTCCACAGAAGAGATTATCCAGCGCACACGGTTGCTGGACAGTGAGATCAAG ATCATGAAGAGTGAAGTATTGCGAGTTACCCACGAACTCCAAGCCATGAAGGACAAGATCAAAGAGAACAGTGAGAAAATCAAAGTGAACAAGACCCTGCCATACCTTGTCTCCAATGTTATcgag CTTCTAGATGTTGATCCCAATGACCAAGAAGAGGATGGTGCCAATATTGACCTGGATTCCCAGAGGAAGGGTAAATGTGCAGTGATCAAAACCTCTACACGACAG ACATACTTCTTGCCTGTGATTGGGTTGGTGGATGCTGAAAAGCTAAAGCCAGGAGACTTGGTG GGTGTGAACAAAGACTCCTATCTGATCCTGGAGACCCTACCCACAGAGTATGACTCTCGGGTGAAGGCCATGGAGGTGGATGAGAGGCCCACAGAACAATACAGTGACATCGGAGGCCTGGACAAGCAGATTCAGGAG CTGGTGGAGGCCATTGTCCTGCCAATGAACCACAAGGAGAAGTTTGAGAACTTGGGGATCCAGCCTCCAAAAGGGGTATTGATGTATGGCCCCCCAGGTACGGGGAAGACGCTGCTGGCCCGGGCCTGTGCCGCACAGACCAAG GCTACCTTCCTGAAGCTGGCTGGCCCCCAACTGGTGCAGATGTTCATCGGGGATGGTGCCAAGCTGGTCCGGGATGCTTTTGCTCTGGCCAAGGAGAAAGCTCCATCCATTATCTTCATTGATGAGCTGGATGCCATCGGCACTAAGCG CTTTGACAGCGAGAAGGCCGGAGACCGGGAAGTCCAGAGGACAATGTTGGAGCTGCTGAATCAACTGGATGGGTTCCAGCCCAACACTCAAGTAAAG GTGATTGCAGCCACCAACAGGGTGGACATCCTGGACCCTGCACTGCTCCGCTCAGGCCGTCTGGACCGGAAGATTGAATTCCCGATGCCCAATGAGGAGGCCCGGGCCAGAATCATGCAGATCCACTCGCGCAAGATGAACGTCAG TCCCGATGTGAACTATGAGGAGCTGGCCCGCTGTACAGATGACTTCAATGGGGCCCAGTGCAAGGCCGTGTGTGTGGAGGCG GGCATGATCGCACTGCGCAGGGGCGCCACGGAACTCACACATGAGGACTACATGGAGGGCATCCTGGAGGTGCAGGCTAAGAAGAAGGCCAACCTGCAGTACTACGCCTAG